The window TTCCATTACGGCTTAACCATGCAATTTGGCCTCACAATAGGTACTTGGATTATTATTATCGGTTTCCTGCTCCTACTTATTACTGTTCTCTTTACAAAACAGATGCCTAAAATAGGTGCATTTCTTAACATGTTGCTAATTGGCTTTTTCATTGATTTTTTCCTTTGGATTTTGCCAAATGCTCATAGTTTAATAGGAGCAGCATTTTACTTATTAATAGGTGTTATTATTATTGGCTATGGAATAGGAATTTACGTGTCAGCGGAACTTGGGGCTGGTCCTCGTGATGGCCTAATGATTTTAATTGTAGAAAAAACAGGTTGGAAAGTACAATGGGTTCGTAATGGAATGGAACTTTCTGTACTCTTGTTTGGTTGGTTAATGGGTGGCCCGGTTGGAATGGGAACGGTTGTTATCGCTCTATTAATAGGTCCTATCGTTGGCTTTTCTTTACCACAATGTAAAACACTATTACAATTTCTTCTATATAGAAGTCAAACTAAAAAACTAGCTATTTAAAAACCCTTCGTTAAGAAACGAAGGGTTTTTTACTGCCTAACTCAGTTACCTCTCTCTCCCAAAACAGACACCGCTTACAAAATAAAATATTCTAAATTTTTTAAGTTACGTATGTTGACAGAATTTTTATGTAATATATAATTAAATTAACATATGTTCACGATGGGTGAGCAAAATTTCACAGCCAACAAACAAAATTAACAATAAAACACGTTTTAATAGATGAAACTAGGGAAAATGATGAAAAAATGCAAAGTACTTATTTCCCATAATTTTAAAGTTAGGTGAACCCAATGGTCGATGAGAAAATTTCACGCTTAGTAGAAGTTGCTAAAATGTACTATCAATTACATTACAGCCAACAAGAAATCGCAAAAAAGTTAGGCATTTCTCGTCCGACTGTATCGCGCCTTCTTTTACAAGCAAAACAAGACGGTATCGTTCATATAAAAATTATTGACCCAACCGAAGATGTTCAGCAACTAGCTGCTCGTGTCCAAGAAAAGTACGAATTAAAAGCATGCGTCATTGCCCCGATTCCGAAATATGAAGATGAATCGATTAAAGAAAAGCTTGGAGAAGCAGCTGCGAACTACTTATATGAAATTGTACAAAATGGCGACACAATCGGTTTAACATGGGGAACAACGCTTTACCAAGTGGTCAAAAACATGCAACCGAAAAATGTGAAAGATGTGACAGTCGTCCAGCTGAACGGTGGAGTTAGTTACTCGGAACACAATACATACGCATCTGAAATAATTAACGGCATTTCGAGTGCGTTTCATACAGCACCACATTTTCTACCATTGCCTGCAGTTGTTGACCATATCGTCGTTAAACAAGCAATTATTGCAGATCGACATATAAAGAAAGTGTTGGAATTAGGAAAAAAGGCCAACATTGCCATGTACACAGTTGGAGAACCTGGTAAACAGTCTACCTTAATGAAAGCTGGTTACTTTTTAGACACGGACCTTCAAACATTAGACGAGAACAAAACAGTCGGCGATATTTGTTCCAGATTTTTTGATATAACTGGAAAAATCACAAATGAATCTTTAAATGAAAGAACAATCGGCATTGAGCTTCAAGACTTAGCCAATATCGAACAAAGCATCCTTGTAGCAGGTGGGAACAACAAGGTAGAAGGTATCATTGGTGCTATAACAGGTGGTTACGCAAATGTTCTCATTACGGACCAATATACAGCCCGCGCATTATTAGATGTAGGAGGTGAGGATAATAGATAAAGAGATTATTAAGCAGTTAGTGAGACAAGTTGTAGAAAGTTCGTTAAAAACAACAGCAAAAGAAGTACCGATTGCAGCATCTAATCGACATATCCACCTTTCACCTGAACATGTGGAACGACTTTTTGGTAGAGGCTATAAGCTAAACAAACAAAAAGACTTGTCCCAGCCAAACCAGTTTGCCGCAAAAGAAACCGTCACACTCATCGGGCCGAAAGGAAAAATTCCGAATGTCCGAGTGTTAGGTCCAGCGAGAGGTGCGACACAAGTAGAAATCTCTTTATTCGACGGGTTTACTCTTGGGGTAAAGCCGCCGATACGAAACTCTGGAGATATAAAAGGATCAGCCGCTATTACCATCCAAGGTCCTCGAGGGCAAGTAACAATCCAAGAAGGCTTGATCTGTGCAGCGAGACATATACATATGCACACATCAGATGCCCAAAGGTTTCAGTTAAAGGATGGCGACCTAGTTCAAGTAAAAGTAAAAGGAGAGCGTGGAGTCATTTTCTCCAATGTACTCATTCGCGTTTCCGAAAGGTATAAGTTAGAAATGCATATCGACTTAGATGAAGCGAACGCTGCCAACATGAAAAACGGGCAGCTCGGGGAAATCGTTGCGATAGAAGATGGGAGTGAAGATAGTGGATGCGGCTGTAAAGGAACGAGTTAAATCACTCGTCTTGCAAGTTGTCAAAGCATATCTAAGTGAACAAGTGGAAGAAGTAGATTCACATTCCATTGCGATTCTACTAAACCATCCATCTTCCTATTCAGAAGGAATAATGGAAGCGGTTTCTACTCTTGCTGATAAGTATGATGTAACAATACTAGTCTCAGAGAATTGGCAAGCCTCACAAGAAAAATGGGCTGCTAATACAATCCTCCTAAATAATGAGACAAGCTTTACACAATTAAATGAAGTATTAGAAAAAACGAAGTTACTTGTTATTCCAGTTGCATCTTTCCACCTGTTATCAAAACTTGCCTTAACAATGGATGATGACCAAGCTATTTGGCTAGCGATTCAATACCAATTACAAGGTAAACCAGTTGTAATTGCAAATGATGATGTGGAGCTGAATGTGTACGAACAAATATTTTCGCCACATTCCGTGCAAGAAAGAATACAAGGTTACATTCGTCAGATTCAAAAGGACGAAGTGAAGTGGGTATCGCTCAAGGATATCGTGAAGACAGTGGACACTCAAATCACTTCATACGATGAGAAAGCGCCTTTACTCTTGTCGAAACATATTGAAAAGGCGATGCGAGATGGACTAGAAACAATTAATCTACCAGCTAATAGTAGAGTGACACCATCTGCAAAAGATTTAGCAAGAGAACTTAACGTGAAAATCCAGAAGAAAACAGACTCCTAGAAAGGAGACTAACTAGAATGATCATAGGAAAAGTAGTAGGATCCATTGTTTCCACAACAAAAGCAGAGAAGTTAAAAGGAAAGAAAATGCTTATCGTGGTTCCACTTGATATGGAAACGCTAGAAGAAGATGGCAAGCCAGTAGTAACGATCGACACGGTTGGCTCAGGTGTTGGAGAAGTAGTACTTGTTGTTGGCGGAAGTTCGGCAAGACAAACAGAAATTACAAACGGCACACCGGTTGATTCCGCTATCGTTGGGATCGTCGACCAAATAGAGATAAAAGGGTCAACAACCTTTAAAAAAGGAGGGGACTAAAACGTGCAAATAAACGAAACAGATATTAAAAAAATGGTAGAACAAGTGTTACAGCAACTAGGCGGTAATAGTGATAGTGCAACAGCTATAGCGCAGCCAACAACTAGCAACATCCGTTTAGAAAACGGTGTGTTTGCAACAGTTGACGAAGCGGTAGCAGCAGCAAAAGTTGCCTGGGAAAAGCTCCGCGTCCTACCTTTAGCGACTAGAACTGCAATGGTAGAAAAAATGCGTGAAGTTAGCCGTGCACATGCGGAAGAACTAGCAAACTTAGCTGTCCAAGAAACTGGTTTAGGTAGAGTGCAACATAAAGTTGCAAAAAACTTACTTGCCGCAAACAAAACACCAGGTGTGGAGGATATCGTTAGCACAACATACTCAGGCGATAACGGTTTAACGCTTGTAGAGTACGCACCAATCGGAGTATTCGGTTCTATTACTCCAACAACAAACCCAGCGGCAACGGTAATCAATAACTCTATTTCTCTAGTAGCAGCTGGAAATGTAGTTGTTTACAATCCACACCCAAGCGCGAAGCAAGTTTCGATTAAAACGATTCAACTTTTAAACGAAGCAATTGTTGCTGCGGGTGGTCCTGAAAACACATTAACGTCTGTAGCGAACCCTAACATTGAAACTTCTAATGAAGTAATGAAGCATCCCGGAATTAACGCATTAGTTGTTACAGGTGGAGGAATCGTTGTAAAAGCAGCGATGGCAGCAGGGAAAAAAGTGATTGCAGCAGGTCCTGGTAACCCACCAGTTGTTGTAGATGAAACAGCAATTATCTCAAAAGCGGCAAGCGACATCGTAACAGGTGCAAGCTTTGATAACAACGTGTTATGTACAGCGGAGAAAGAAGTATTTGTTGTAGAAAAAGTAGCAAATGCGCTTAAGAGTGAAATGGTGAAAAACGGTGCCTTCGAACTTAAAGGCTTCCAACTGGAGAAAGTGTTAGCGAAAGTACTAGTAAACAATAACGGCAAATTTTATCCAAACAAAGACTTTGTTGGAAAAGATGCGAGCGTTATTTTACAAGCGGCTGGCATTCAAGCTTCTCCTGATGTAAAGCTATTAATTACAGAAACAAAAGAAGATCATCCGTTAGTTGTAACAGAAATGTTAATGCCAATTTTACCAATCGTTAGAGTGCCAGATGTAGACAAAGCAATTGAACTAGCTGTTATTGCAGAAAAAGGAAATCGCCATACAGCCATTATGCACTCGCAAAATGTAACGAATTTAACGAAAATGGCGAAAGAAATTCAAGCAACTATTTTTGTGAAAAACGGTCCATCTGTATCAGGATTAGGATTTGAAAGTGAAGGATTCACAACACTTACAATTGCTGGCCCTACAGGTGAAGGATTAACAAGTGCAAAAACGTTCACACGTCAAAGACGCTGCGTTTTAGTAGATAGTTTTAGAATAATATAAAGGGCTGATTTCTCTTGGCAAAATCCAAAGAAGATAAGCAAAAAAATGTAAAAGAAATAACAAGTATTGTAGAAAAAAAAACCAAAAAAACTAATCGCAAAAGCGAAACAGGAGGAAATACAATGAGTCAAGAAGCATTAGGAATGATCGAAACTAAAGGTTTAATCGGTGCAATCGAAGCGGCAGATGCAATGGTAAAAGCAGCAAACGTAACATTAGTTGGGAAAGACCAAATAGGTGGGGGCCTTGTAACAGTAATGGTACGCGGTGATGTTGGCGCAGTTAAAGCAGCAACAGAAGCTGGAGCAGACGCAGCAGCACGTGTTGGTAACTTAGTATCTGTACACGTGATTCCACGTCCAAACATTGAGGTTGACGGAATTTTACCGAAAGCATAATCGGTAAAGAATGATGGATCAAGCCATTCAATCTTACATTAAAAGTCTAGTAAAAGATGCCATTCAAGAGGTATACCGGCAGCAACCAACTAAAGGGATAACAGGTCGCCAAACATATGTGGTGGCAAACTGGAAAATGAATAAAACACTCTCAGAAGCAGCATCATTTGTGCAAGAGATGAGTAGTATCGAAGGAACATCCGTTGTTATTTGTCCTCCAACGCAATTGTTATACCAGGTTCGACTTTTATTAGAACAACAAGGTTTATCAGTTAAAGTTGGCGCTCAAAACGTCCACCAGAAGGATAGTGGGGCATTTACTGGCGAAACATCAGCAGAAATGTTGAATGATATCGGGTGTGAATTCGTTATTATCGGACATTCCGAACGAAGACAATATTCGAACGAATGTGATGCTCTTGTGAACAAAAAAGTGCAGCAAGCAATTGGATCTAATCTAACACCAATCATTTGTATCGGTGAAACGCTAGAAGAGAAAAACAATGGCCAAACAGAGCGAGTTTTAACGAAACAAATTTTAGGCGCACTACAAGATATACAATCTAGTAACTTTTTGGTAGCTTACGAGCCTGTTTGGGCAATTGGAACAGGACAATCTGCAACAGCAGAACAAGCGCAAGCAACACACAAATATATCCGTGCTGTTTTACAAGAAGTTGTTGGTTCGACGGCAGAATCTATTTCTATCCTTTACGGAGGTTCTGTAAACGAATCAAATGCAAAAGAATATGCTAGCCAATCTGATATAGACGGTGTACTCGTTGGTGGAGCTAGCTTGAAGGTTCAGACGTTTGAACCAATTATTCACGTATTTGCCAAAGGAGATAACTGAGATGAAAAAAATAGCGATTGGTAGCGACCATGGTGGATACGAATTAAAAGAAACGTTAAAGAAGCACTTAACGGAGCTAGGCTATGAATACCTTGATTTTGGCTGTAAAGATAAAAATGCAGTCGACTATCCAGACATTGCATTCCTAGTTGGGGAGTGTGTAGCAACGAACCCTGATTATGTTGGAGTTATGATTGATGGTGTTGGTGTTGGTAGTGGTATGGTTTTAAATAAAATTCCAGGCGTTCGCGCAGCAGTTTGTTGGGATTTATCTTCTACCATTAATAGCCGTGAACATAACAACGCTAACGTACTATCTATCGGTGGACAGTTTATCGGTGAAGGTTTAGCAAAACAACTCGTAAAAACATGGTTAGAAACAGATTACGCAGGTGGTCGTCACGATCGCCGTGTTACGAAAATTATGGAAATTGAAAGCCGTTTTATTAAGCGTTGAAAGCAGGTTTTATAAATGTTCGTAGCAAGAGTCATCGGAAACATGTTTTGTACACATAAAGATGAGAATTTAAAGGGATTAAAACTGCTTATTGTTCAACCAGTAGACGAAC is drawn from Bacillus alkalisoli and contains these coding sequences:
- the tpiA gene encoding triose-phosphate isomerase is translated as MMDQAIQSYIKSLVKDAIQEVYRQQPTKGITGRQTYVVANWKMNKTLSEAASFVQEMSSIEGTSVVICPPTQLLYQVRLLLEQQGLSVKVGAQNVHQKDSGAFTGETSAEMLNDIGCEFVIIGHSERRQYSNECDALVNKKVQQAIGSNLTPIICIGETLEEKNNGQTERVLTKQILGALQDIQSSNFLVAYEPVWAIGTGQSATAEQAQATHKYIRAVLQEVVGSTAESISILYGGSVNESNAKEYASQSDIDGVLVGGASLKVQTFEPIIHVFAKGDN
- a CDS encoding sugar-binding transcriptional regulator → MVDEKISRLVEVAKMYYQLHYSQQEIAKKLGISRPTVSRLLLQAKQDGIVHIKIIDPTEDVQQLAARVQEKYELKACVIAPIPKYEDESIKEKLGEAAANYLYEIVQNGDTIGLTWGTTLYQVVKNMQPKNVKDVTVVQLNGGVSYSEHNTYASEIINGISSAFHTAPHFLPLPAVVDHIVVKQAIIADRHIKKVLELGKKANIAMYTVGEPGKQSTLMKAGYFLDTDLQTLDENKTVGDICSRFFDITGKITNESLNERTIGIELQDLANIEQSILVAGGNNKVEGIIGAITGGYANVLITDQYTARALLDVGGEDNR
- a CDS encoding RpiB/LacA/LacB family sugar-phosphate isomerase yields the protein MKKIAIGSDHGGYELKETLKKHLTELGYEYLDFGCKDKNAVDYPDIAFLVGECVATNPDYVGVMIDGVGVGSGMVLNKIPGVRAAVCWDLSSTINSREHNNANVLSIGGQFIGEGLAKQLVKTWLETDYAGGRHDRRVTKIMEIESRFIKR
- a CDS encoding EutN/CcmL family microcompartment protein; this translates as MIIGKVVGSIVSTTKAEKLKGKKMLIVVPLDMETLEEDGKPVVTIDTVGSGVGEVVLVVGGSSARQTEITNGTPVDSAIVGIVDQIEIKGSTTFKKGGD
- a CDS encoding YczE/YyaS/YitT family protein — translated: MRKEWILRWSFFTIGLIMLALGVAMTIKGKLLGIGPWDVFHYGLTMQFGLTIGTWIIIIGFLLLLITVLFTKQMPKIGAFLNMLLIGFFIDFFLWILPNAHSLIGAAFYLLIGVIIIGYGIGIYVSAELGAGPRDGLMILIVEKTGWKVQWVRNGMELSVLLFGWLMGGPVGMGTVVIALLIGPIVGFSLPQCKTLLQFLLYRSQTKKLAI
- the pduL gene encoding phosphate propanoyltransferase — protein: MDKEIIKQLVRQVVESSLKTTAKEVPIAASNRHIHLSPEHVERLFGRGYKLNKQKDLSQPNQFAAKETVTLIGPKGKIPNVRVLGPARGATQVEISLFDGFTLGVKPPIRNSGDIKGSAAITIQGPRGQVTIQEGLICAARHIHMHTSDAQRFQLKDGDLVQVKVKGERGVIFSNVLIRVSERYKLEMHIDLDEANAANMKNGQLGEIVAIEDGSEDSGCGCKGTS
- a CDS encoding BMC domain-containing protein; its protein translation is MSQEALGMIETKGLIGAIEAADAMVKAANVTLVGKDQIGGGLVTVMVRGDVGAVKAATEAGADAAARVGNLVSVHVIPRPNIEVDGILPKA
- a CDS encoding aldehyde dehydrogenase family protein, producing the protein MQINETDIKKMVEQVLQQLGGNSDSATAIAQPTTSNIRLENGVFATVDEAVAAAKVAWEKLRVLPLATRTAMVEKMREVSRAHAEELANLAVQETGLGRVQHKVAKNLLAANKTPGVEDIVSTTYSGDNGLTLVEYAPIGVFGSITPTTNPAATVINNSISLVAAGNVVVYNPHPSAKQVSIKTIQLLNEAIVAAGGPENTLTSVANPNIETSNEVMKHPGINALVVTGGGIVVKAAMAAGKKVIAAGPGNPPVVVDETAIISKAASDIVTGASFDNNVLCTAEKEVFVVEKVANALKSEMVKNGAFELKGFQLEKVLAKVLVNNNGKFYPNKDFVGKDASVILQAAGIQASPDVKLLITETKEDHPLVVTEMLMPILPIVRVPDVDKAIELAVIAEKGNRHTAIMHSQNVTNLTKMAKEIQATIFVKNGPSVSGLGFESEGFTTLTIAGPTGEGLTSAKTFTRQRRCVLVDSFRII